In Phormidium yuhuli AB48, one genomic interval encodes:
- a CDS encoding glycosyltransferase family 39 protein, which translates to MALAAISFLFQVSFLAGRPSVSIAVESLLVIGILIASYKQGSRLKNTFRASFLFFKKHIALLVLSFIPIFYAGIKSFFAPQESLDVLAYHLPRVFLFQAENTVLLDSVCKMHTAIFPVGADILPHLFLRFQTEIGVSFFSFLAYISIVLGNYCLSRKYLSERGSLAVCLVIASLPQLFLQSWIAKNNIFTASAAVFCLLAVARLLDKPISQNLFLVLLGLMFGLSSKTTFLAFALPFSIVFGLSVFRKYGLRIWVHEIRRNWSWWLIGLIPLLVLSQLWLFIHNHVIWGSWSGPPAFVEFHKNQDGLLGGLANLVRFSFQFIDFLNITNVLAQELLNLSPVETLQFIYDSVFEPIFGDAALQSQRPFSMIWRVHQTHGGFGPLGLLIVIPSILASMRTRPSFTRNLALTLISFLLIFCLSSAWSLYKIRMLVVFFGCSGPCIANSFSRLARSKKQESFLVLGTSLASILLLFYVVSYNQDLRLLNSYYPWRWTLQESYWVQSNWGRDRLYSPNQFYGDERLQTLADFFPEGSRVGFFTQNETRLHYYFMHIPQVEFKGICMDDVQQRADPVEKFATLEEAISKISTPLDYVLCVGEECQTPGPRLRERFQFERNQEVTTIFEVLPSQ; encoded by the coding sequence TTGGCATTAGCCGCTATTTCGTTTCTGTTTCAAGTCTCTTTTTTAGCTGGACGTCCCAGCGTTTCGATTGCGGTCGAGAGTCTCCTGGTCATTGGGATTCTTATTGCAAGCTATAAACAAGGGAGCCGACTTAAAAATACGTTCCGAGCCTCTTTCCTTTTTTTCAAAAAACACATAGCACTTCTTGTATTATCATTTATTCCTATATTTTACGCCGGTATTAAGTCATTTTTTGCTCCCCAGGAATCTTTAGATGTTTTAGCTTACCATTTGCCCAGAGTTTTTCTATTTCAGGCTGAAAACACTGTACTACTGGACAGTGTTTGCAAAATGCACACCGCTATTTTCCCAGTAGGCGCTGATATTTTACCCCATCTTTTCTTGCGCTTTCAGACGGAGATAGGTGTGAGCTTTTTTTCGTTTTTAGCCTATATTTCTATTGTTTTAGGAAACTACTGTTTATCGCGGAAATACTTGTCAGAGCGAGGTTCCCTTGCCGTTTGCTTGGTGATTGCTAGTTTGCCTCAGTTATTTCTACAATCGTGGATTGCTAAAAATAATATTTTCACAGCATCGGCTGCCGTATTTTGTTTGCTAGCTGTGGCAAGACTCCTCGATAAACCCATCTCTCAAAACTTATTCTTAGTCCTGCTAGGCTTAATGTTTGGTCTTTCATCCAAAACCACTTTTTTGGCATTTGCTCTTCCGTTTTCTATAGTTTTTGGGCTATCTGTATTTCGTAAGTATGGGCTACGAATCTGGGTTCATGAAATTCGGAGGAACTGGAGTTGGTGGTTAATCGGCTTGATTCCTCTCCTAGTTCTCTCTCAATTGTGGCTGTTTATTCATAATCATGTTATCTGGGGAAGTTGGTCGGGTCCCCCTGCATTTGTTGAGTTTCATAAGAATCAAGATGGTCTTTTAGGTGGGCTTGCCAACTTAGTTCGTTTCAGTTTTCAGTTCATTGATTTTCTTAATATAACCAATGTTTTGGCTCAGGAACTTTTAAACCTTTCCCCTGTTGAAACATTACAATTTATCTATGATTCTGTGTTTGAACCGATATTTGGCGATGCTGCATTACAGAGTCAACGCCCCTTTTCTATGATTTGGAGAGTTCATCAGACTCATGGTGGTTTTGGTCCGTTGGGTTTGCTGATTGTTATTCCATCTATTTTAGCGAGTATGCGAACTCGACCATCCTTTACCCGTAATTTAGCATTAACCTTAATCTCCTTTTTACTTATTTTCTGTCTTTCCTCTGCTTGGTCACTTTACAAAATCAGAATGTTGGTTGTCTTTTTCGGCTGCTCAGGGCCCTGTATCGCTAATTCGTTCTCTCGATTAGCCCGGTCTAAAAAGCAAGAAAGTTTTCTAGTTTTAGGTACATCGCTTGCTTCTATTTTATTACTTTTTTATGTGGTTAGCTACAATCAAGACTTACGGCTTCTAAATAGCTATTATCCCTGGAGATGGACTCTTCAGGAAAGCTACTGGGTTCAAAGTAACTGGGGGCGCGATCGCCTCTATTCTCCCAACCAATTCTATGGAGATGAACGGCTACAAACATTGGCAGATTTTTTCCCAGAAGGAAGTCGCGTTGGCTTCTTCACACAAAATGAAACTCGCTTACATTACTATTTTATGCACATTCCTCAAGTTGAGTTTAAGGGCATCTGCATGGATGATGTCCAACAGCGGGCTGATCCCGTCGAAAAATTCGCAACCCTAGAAGAAGCGATATCTAAGATATCAACTCCCTTAGACTATGTCCTCTGTGTCGGAGAGGAATGCCAGACCCCTGGGCCGCGCTTAAGGGAGCGTTTCCAGTTTGAGCGCAACCAAGAAGTCACAACTATTTTTGAAGTGTTACCCTCTCAGTAA
- a CDS encoding sulfatase codes for MSIITRRRLINGLMTATAVGVGGKLLSGCDRLNLSETPRQIGRHNYPNILVLLIDDLRPQLNCYGRSEMISPNIDRLAAEGTLFERAYCQVPICGASRASTLSGARATPTRFGSDYQARKDEDMPNEPSLPLWFKDKGYRTISYGKIYHILQDDADSWREEPWRPRGMWGLESYITPENRAIVEAHGGTYGPPFEMANVVDNIYADGQIADRTVRTLERLQDGHAPFFLATGLFRPHLPFNSPTRYWNLYQRENLSLADNPFRPAGAPDAALHNWGELRNYYGIPAEGPVSDEMALSLIHGYYAATSYADALVGQILDALDRLELADNTIVILWGDHGWQLGEHGLWCKHANFETSLHTPLIVRGPGVPAGQRTDALVEFVDIYPSLCDLCGLDKPDHLEGSSFVPLLENPNLPWKEAAFSYYNGGHSVKSDRYRYTEWKNDDGVVWARMLYDHVEDPSETVNIAERPEAQTIVAQHQEMLEKGWAAYQI; via the coding sequence ATGTCCATTATCACCCGTCGTCGTCTAATTAACGGACTCATGACAGCCACGGCTGTTGGAGTTGGGGGAAAACTGCTGTCGGGTTGCGATCGCCTGAATCTCTCTGAAACTCCACGTCAGATTGGCCGTCATAACTACCCAAATATCCTCGTGTTACTCATCGACGACCTACGTCCGCAACTGAACTGTTACGGACGCAGTGAGATGATCTCCCCCAACATTGACCGCCTTGCCGCCGAAGGAACTCTCTTTGAACGGGCCTATTGCCAAGTTCCCATCTGTGGGGCTTCCCGGGCCAGTACCCTCTCTGGGGCCCGGGCCACCCCAACCCGCTTTGGCAGTGATTATCAAGCCCGCAAAGACGAAGATATGCCCAACGAACCCAGTTTACCCCTCTGGTTCAAGGACAAAGGCTATCGAACCATTTCCTACGGCAAAATCTATCACATCTTGCAAGATGACGCCGATAGTTGGCGAGAAGAACCCTGGCGGCCCCGAGGAATGTGGGGCTTAGAATCCTATATCACCCCAGAAAACCGTGCCATTGTTGAAGCCCACGGAGGAACTTATGGACCTCCGTTTGAAATGGCTAATGTGGTGGATAATATCTACGCCGATGGCCAAATCGCCGATCGCACGGTTCGCACCCTCGAACGTCTCCAAGATGGTCACGCCCCCTTCTTTCTTGCCACTGGACTCTTTCGTCCTCATCTCCCTTTTAACTCCCCAACCCGCTATTGGAACCTATATCAACGGGAAAACTTGAGTCTTGCGGATAACCCCTTTCGCCCCGCAGGTGCGCCTGATGCAGCGTTACATAACTGGGGAGAACTCCGCAATTATTATGGGATTCCCGCTGAGGGACCCGTCTCAGATGAGATGGCCTTGAGTTTAATTCATGGCTATTACGCGGCTACCAGTTACGCCGATGCCCTCGTGGGGCAGATCCTTGATGCCCTCGATCGCCTGGAACTCGCAGATAATACCATTGTCATTCTCTGGGGAGATCATGGCTGGCAACTCGGAGAACATGGCTTGTGGTGTAAACACGCCAACTTTGAAACCTCCTTACACACGCCTCTAATCGTCCGGGGGCCGGGAGTTCCAGCGGGACAGCGCACCGATGCCTTGGTGGAGTTTGTGGATATTTATCCCTCCCTCTGTGATTTATGTGGGTTAGACAAACCCGACCATTTAGAGGGCAGCAGTTTTGTTCCCTTGTTAGAAAATCCTAACCTGCCTTGGAAAGAAGCTGCTTTTAGCTACTACAATGGCGGGCATTCTGTCAAGAGCGATCGCTATCGCTATACTGAGTGGAAAAATGATGATGGGGTTGTTTGGGCCCGAATGTTATATGATCATGTGGAAGACCCCAGTGAGACAGTCAACATCGCTGAACGTCCCGAAGCTCAGACCATCGTCGCTCAACATCAAGAAATGCTAGAAAAAGGTTGGGCAGCCTATCAAATTTAA
- a CDS encoding methyl-accepting chemotaxis protein, with protein sequence MHNSLEGSFIHTILEWSAVCTAVLIVLLSLMDYSLRGDPITPVLGIALFFSGMMDGFHTLAASHLLEVIAPTENLIPFTWAICRMFHALIMVTGVSLLISRRVAHKHLNPKQNLGFIVIISGASGLLAYALIHFMATQEILPRTIYPDALITRPWDLVPLLLFTGAGVWVYPKFYTINPSPFSYALIISAIPNAATQAYMTFGSTALFDNGFNIAHFLKILAYFVPLIGIAIEYIQIYQRQARSLFADLQKSLSFIKNLVNDVLDSTRFTVAITRSGEELEAMMTKQVQSTTEVIHTVQAIAERSQELVKAVSEIEADFEKLRVSCSSLSTKLGAIAEQASRITRITSTIDTIAKQTKFLAINASIQAISSERYQEGQGFNIIAKEINSLASQTRTTAQAINPIVQDMQAAVANGVEEMNTFTEAHVQAITPRISLITQGIREQVLSAQKIRDEMTQLGSSSEETSDYLRHTLQHTNDTLAQLQESVENLQEELNRFSRDPSSLL encoded by the coding sequence ATGCATAATAGCTTAGAGGGCAGTTTTATCCATACGATCCTGGAATGGAGTGCTGTTTGTACGGCTGTTTTGATTGTTTTGCTGAGTTTAATGGACTATAGCTTGCGTGGAGATCCGATCACACCCGTGTTAGGGATAGCCCTATTTTTTTCAGGAATGATGGATGGATTTCATACCCTGGCCGCTAGTCATCTCCTAGAGGTTATCGCACCTACGGAAAACTTAATTCCATTTACTTGGGCAATCTGCCGTATGTTTCATGCCTTGATTATGGTAACTGGAGTAAGTTTACTCATTAGCCGTAGGGTGGCTCATAAACATCTTAATCCGAAGCAGAATCTAGGATTTATTGTCATAATTAGTGGTGCCAGTGGTCTATTAGCTTATGCTCTAATTCACTTCATGGCAACCCAAGAAATTCTTCCAAGAACTATCTATCCAGATGCCTTAATTACCCGACCTTGGGATTTAGTTCCCTTGCTCTTATTTACAGGAGCTGGAGTCTGGGTATATCCTAAATTCTATACTATTAATCCTAGTCCTTTTTCCTACGCACTCATTATCAGCGCCATTCCTAATGCCGCCACTCAAGCGTATATGACCTTTGGCTCAACGGCATTATTCGATAATGGCTTTAATATTGCTCATTTTCTTAAAATATTAGCCTACTTTGTGCCGTTGATTGGTATTGCTATTGAGTATATCCAGATTTACCAACGTCAGGCTCGGTCATTGTTCGCAGACTTACAAAAAAGTCTGAGCTTTATCAAGAATTTGGTCAATGACGTTCTAGATTCAACTCGCTTTACAGTAGCCATCACACGCTCAGGAGAAGAACTTGAAGCGATGATGACGAAACAGGTACAATCCACCACTGAAGTTATTCATACGGTACAAGCGATCGCCGAGCGATCGCAAGAGTTGGTCAAAGCTGTGAGTGAGATTGAGGCAGACTTTGAAAAATTACGAGTTTCTTGCTCATCCTTATCCACAAAACTCGGAGCGATCGCCGAACAAGCCAGTCGCATTACCCGCATCACCAGCACCATTGATACCATTGCCAAACAAACTAAATTCTTAGCCATTAACGCCTCAATTCAAGCCATTAGTTCTGAACGATATCAAGAAGGTCAAGGCTTTAACATTATCGCCAAAGAAATTAACAGCCTAGCCAGTCAAACCCGAACCACCGCCCAAGCCATTAACCCCATTGTTCAAGATATGCAAGCCGCCGTCGCCAATGGAGTCGAAGAAATGAATACCTTTACCGAGGCTCACGTCCAAGCCATTACCCCTCGGATTAGTCTCATTACTCAAGGCATTCGGGAACAAGTGCTCAGTGCGCAAAAAATACGGGATGAAATGACTCAGTTGGGTAGCTCCAGTGAAGAAACCTCCGATTACCTACGTCACACCCTCCAACACACCAATGATACCTTAGCCCAACTACAAGAGTCGGTAGAAAACTTACAAGAAGAACTCAACCGTTTTTCCCGAGATCCCAGCTCTCTCCTCTAG
- a CDS encoding translation initiation factor: protein MKNRLVYSEFGDSNEDAIARPTPELPPQEQSLRVQATRKGRKGKTVTVITGFQSPPETLKALLKSLKRQCGAGGSVKENALEIQGDVVERVVTLLQEAGYPAKRSGG, encoded by the coding sequence ATGAAAAACCGTCTGGTTTACTCCGAATTTGGCGATTCTAACGAGGATGCGATCGCCCGCCCCACCCCAGAACTCCCCCCACAAGAGCAGTCCCTACGAGTGCAAGCCACCCGCAAGGGCCGTAAAGGGAAAACCGTGACGGTGATCACCGGCTTTCAAAGTCCCCCGGAAACCCTGAAAGCCCTGCTCAAATCCCTCAAGCGTCAATGTGGTGCAGGTGGCTCTGTGAAAGAGAATGCCCTAGAAATTCAGGGGGATGTCGTCGAGCGAGTCGTCACCCTGCTACAGGAGGCTGGCTATCCAGCGAAACGCAGTGGTGGCTAA